The following nucleotide sequence is from Borrelia coriaceae.
ACCAAACATATGGAATTCAATTTATTGAAAAGGAATTAAAAAAATTCCTTCCAAATGCAAGAATAGCAAGAACAGACTCTGATCTCAATAAAAAAGAAATTATTCAATCAATAAATGCATTTGAAAATGGGCAATTAGACATTTTAATTGGAACTCAAATTATTGCAAAAGGTTTTAATTTCAAACAAATCAAAACCCTAGGAATCATTAATGCAGATATTGGCATGGGTTTACCTGATTTTAGAAGCAGCGAAAAAATTTTTGCAATAATCTCACAAGTAATAGGAAGAGCTGCAAGATTCAAAAATGACAACACAATTATTATCCAAACAAAAAATCCAAATTATTACGCCATAAAATACGCCTATGAGGGGAAATATGAAGAATTTTATAAAGAAGAGATAAAAATTCGACAAGAATTAAATTACCCCCCTTTTAAAAAAATTATTAGGATAGTAATTAGAAGTCACAAACAGGAATCTGCTCATAATAAATGTTTAGAATTTTTTGAAATATCTAAAGAAACACTAAATGGTGATATTGAATATTTAGGCCCATCAAAAGCCCCAATGTCAAAAATATCTAAATATTATAGGTATAATATAATATATCTATCAAAATCATTCAATGCACTTGAAAAATTAATACGCAATACAAAAGAAAAGGTAAAATTAACAAAAGATGTATATCTTGAAATAGATTATTATCCAATCTCATTACTTTAAAAAAAATCTGAATTATCCTTTCCAAGAGTTCTTAAGAAAGATGAGAGAACATAAAGAGCTTTATCATTATGACCTCCCTCAGGAATAATAAGATCAGCATATTCCTTAGTAGGTTCAATGAATCTATAATATCCTGCTCTAGTAGTACTTAAATATTGTTCAATAACGGATTCCAAAGTACGTCCTCTCTTAGATATATCTCGTTCAAGTCTTCTAATAAATCTAATATCATTAGGAGTATCAATATATATCTTTAAATCTATCAAATTGCGTACTCGCTCTTCAACAAAAATCATAATACCTTCAACAATAACGACAGGAGTTGGAACTATCTCAACGCTTTCATCTTTTCTTTTATGATTAATAAAATCATAAAGAGGCATATGAATTAGCTTATTTTCTTTAAGTTTTTTTAAATGTCTATAAAACAAATTGTTATCAAAAGCATCTGGATGATCAAAATTAACATCTAAAAACTCATATTCATAATTACCAACACTTTTATAATAATTATCTTGCGATATAAGAACAAATTCAGGAATAACTTCACTAATCTTATTAACAACTGTAGTCTTCCCACTTCCAGATCCGCCTGTTATGCCAATAATCTTAACCATTAATCTCTTCTTTAAAGTTAGGCAATTTAGGCATATTCTTTAAAGTTCCTGCAACAAATACATTTTTAAATCCTAATCCTTTTAAAATTTTTTCAGCTTCAAAAGATTTGTTAAAACTTTTACCATAAATTATTATTTGTGTTTCAACATTACCTAACTTATCTTTTTTAGCAAACAAATTCTTGAAAGGAATATTAATTGCCTTTGCATAATGAGATTTATTATATTCTTTAGGAGATCTAATATCTAATATTATTGCACCATTTTTAATTTTTTCCAGTAAAGCTAAATTAGTTCTTCTCATCTTTAAGATAATAAAAAACCAAATATAAAAAAAGAGAAAAACTACTAAACATATAAGCTTTATATAACTAACAATCATATCTTTTATAACACAATAATATCAAAAAAAAAGAAACAATTGCAATAAAATCGAATTGTTTTTTAGTAAAATTAATATAAAATTCAAGTAACTTAATAATTTTATGCTGAAGAGTAAGTAACAAAAAACATGAAAAAAAAAAGGAATAAATGGATCAGAATAAAACAAAAGATTAAATTTATAATATTAAAAATATTAAGAAAACAACTCAAGAATATCCTCAAAGACCCAAAACTAATACTGATTAGCACATTGCAAATAATAACTGGATCACTCTTAATGGCAATATCTACAAATATTTTATATATACCACACGGACTTTTAAGTGGTGGAATTGCAGGAATCGCACTTATGCTGCATTACCTTTTAAGCTTTAACCTAGGACTTACAATATTCATATTAAATATCCCTCTATTCATTATTGGCATCAAATTCCTAAATATAACCTTCGTAATTCAAAGCTGGATTGCAATGGCTTTATATTCCCTAATAGTTCATTATTCACAATTTTTACAATATAAAATGCAAATAAACGATATGATACTTGTATCAATTTTATCAGGCCTCATATCAGGTCTTGGACTTGGATTAATCTTTAGAGCGAAAGGATCTTCAGGGGGTACAGACATCATTTCTATGATAATCAAAGAAAAATACTCAATTAGCATTGGAACTACAAATTTCCTCTTTAACCTTGCTGTATTACTAATTGCAGCAGCCTTTTTCAATATTGAAATTGCTCTTTACACTTTAATTGCTTCATTTGTAACAGCCATAATGACAGATAAGACAAGCACAGGATTTGGTAATCAAAAAGCAATCTTTATTATCTCAGATAAAGGAAAAGAAATATCATACTTGCTCACAAATAAACTAAAAGTAGCAGCTACACTAATTGATGGAAAAGGTGCTTGGGCCGGAAACGACAAGACTATAGTTTTCATAGTAGTTCCAACAATGCGTATGTCCAGAATTAAATATATTTCTCAAAAAGTTGATCCTAACTGCTTTATTACAGTACTTAACACAAATGAAATAACTGGTGGAAAAAAAATTATCGAACCACCAATTACAAATTAACACGACACTGAAACTTAAAACTTATTTAAAAACATAATAAAATCATCAACAAACATGCTTAAAGCCTCTTTATCATAAAATCTAGATAAAAAATCAATAAACCTTTGTGGAAATGCTGAAACAAATTCTTTCAAATCACCCTCTTTAATATTAATTTCAAGCTTGAAAGCATGAAGCATCAAAGGCATTTCTCTAAATTCTTTATCCAATCTAGTATAAATATTATCCCCTAATATTGGATGCTTCAAATGTTTCATATGCACTCTTAATTGATGAGTACGCCCTGTTTTAGGTTTTAGAGCCACTAAGGAATAATTTCCCATATTAGCCAATACCTTATATTCAGTTAATGCCCTCCTGCCCTTATTGTCATGAACACTAAATTTTTTTCTATCACATCTATCTCTATCTATCAAAGTATCAATAATCCCAGTATCAGTGTTAAAATTGCCTTTAACAACTGCAACATAAATTTTTTTAACAAATCTTTCCTTAAACTGTTTAGATAAAAAATTTAAAGTTGTCAAATTTTTAGCACAAATCATCACACCAGACGTTTCCTTATCTAACCGATGCACAATTCCGGGTCTTACTTTATCCTCATAAAAATTATCTCCTAAGCCTGAGATATGATGTAAAAGAAAATTTACAACAGTATTGTCCAAATTAGATATACCAGGATGACTTAAGATACCTTGGGGCTTATCCACAACAATAACATTCGCATCTTCATAAAGAATATTAATAGGCAAACTCAAAGGTTTTATATATTCTTTTAAATTAATTTCTTCATTAAACTCTATCAATATTTTGTCATCCACAAAAACGGGTTTTGACAACTTTATTGCAATAAAAACACCATCGTTATATTTAAAAGCTTTTACTTCTCTTTTCTTAATTTGACTCCTACTAAAGATACACAAATTTTCAGACAAATAAATATCTAATCTCTGAGAATCTGTCCTTACAATAAACTCTTTTTGAATCCTTTTCATTTAATAAATAAATCAATCAAAGCAATTGTTAAAGATATTGCCAACCCAGCTGAAGTTGAGATCATAAATTTCTTAAAAGTTTCATCTTTTGAAAGCTTCAAATTATCTGAAAAAGGATATGGAAAACTTTTACCATCCATATCATTAAAATAATAAGATAGATCAACACAAAACAAACTTATAAACAATGCTATAGGAAAAGTTCCAAAACTGATAGCTGAAAACCTAAATAGATTTTTACCCCAATTAGAATTAATAGTCTTTTCTATGTTTAAATCCTTATCTTCTTGAATATCTTTATAAATAAAGTCATCATCAGATCCAAGCTTCATAAAAACTTCATTATCAAAATTAATATTATTTTCGCTGTAAGATAAAGATTTCTCCAGCGAAAATTTATCATTCAAATACTCAAAATTCAATTTAGAATACGCTAAAGTATTTGAATAAAGAATAAAAACATTAAAAAGCAAGAGCAAAAATTTAATCATCAAAAATTTAATTTTCCAATTCTAATTTCAATGTTAAAGTTATCTCATCAACAAGCTCAGAAACACCAAAATACTGAATGGGCCCTGGTGAAACATACAGATTATTTACTGCCCATTCTTCACGATTTTTCACAAATTCATTAAAAGGTGCTCCTTTTAAATCAACAAGGGCCTTCTTAATAACAGGTTTAGCAACACCATATCTCTTCTCAAGATTCATCATCATTGTTAAAGGTATTCCACCTGCAAGCCACTCAGTAGCATTTTTATTTAAGTTCTTAATACTAGACATATAACCTGTTAAACCATTTAAAACAAGTATTGCAGCATTATACCCCAAGCTATAACAATAATTGCTATCAAAATTTGAAGGCGCTACACTTCTGCCCTCATAACCAAAAAAATGATCAACAGGAATAAACTTACCACTATATTCACCAATATTCCTTAACTCTTCTAATCTAACATTAACCATTTCCATAAATAACTTCTCAGTAGGAACTCTTGAAACATTAAAGTTACCATGGGGATCTCTTTCCAACACAGAATGCACAAGTTCAATCTGAATAAACAAAGGCAAAGATATATAAACTTCTCTCATATACCCACTAAGTTTAGAGATAAAAATCTGTCTTATGGCCTCAACATCTAAGCCTTTAAACTCACTTTCATTATTATCAAATATCATACATAGCTCAATCATTAAAGATTTAACTTCAGGAATGAATTCAATAACACCTTCAGGAACTATAACAACACCAAAATCATATCCTTTCAAGGAACGCTTCACTACAACAGAAGTTATTTCTCTTACAACTTCTGATAAAGTCTTATTTTTTGCCAAAATCTCTTCAGATATAATACAGACATTAGGATGTGTCTTTAATGCACACTCAAGAGCAACATGAGATGCACTTCTTCCCATAAGTTTCACAAAATGCCAATATTTCCTAGTTGACATAGCATCACGACATAAATTGCCTATCATCTCAGAATAAGTTTTAGTAGCAGAATCAAATCCAAATGAAATCTGAATATGTTCATTCTTCAAATCAGCATCAATTGTTTTTGGAACACCAATAACTTGAATATCATGATGTTTATTCTTAAAAAACTCTGCTAATAAAGCTGCATTGGTATTTGAATCATCTCCGCCAATAACAATAAGAGCATTAAGATTATTTTTAATAACAACTGACAAAACCTGCTCATATTGAGCATCGGTCTCTATTTTAGTTCTACCAGAAGATACAATATCAAAACCCCCAGTATTTCTGTAAGAATCTATTAAATCTTGTGTAATTTCAATTTTTTTATCTTCTAATAAACCTGAAGGTCCACCTTTAAATCCGAAAATTTTTGAATTTGAATTAGCTTTTTTGACCGCATCAAAAATTCCAGCAATAACATTATGTCCTCCAGGAGCAGGTCCTCCTGAAAGAATTACTCCTACATTTAAAATTCTTGTAAAGTCTACATTTGAAAAACCTTGAGCAAAATTTACAACTGGAAGCCCATAAGTATTTTTAAAAATTTCTTTTAAAGCATCTCTATCGCCAAGGGCTTCTGTCTCTTCACCAAAAACTACACTAATATTTTGAAAATCATTTTCCAAAACTTTCGGTAATTTTGGAGTATACTTGTATCTCTCTTTTTGAAAAACTGACATCATATACCTTCTCCTTTCAAAATGTATATAATTATTATTAAATAAATAGTAAAATAATTAAGCATGAATATCTACATATGATTTAAAAATAAAGTAGCATCACCATAAGAGAAAAATTTATACTTCATTTTTACAGCCTCTCTATAAGCATTAAACACAAAATCTTTACCACCAAACGAAGACACCAACATTAAAAGAGTTGATTCTGGTGTATGAAAATTTGTAAAAAGCATATCAACAAACTTAAACTTATATCCCTTTCCTGGATAAATAAAAAGATTGGTTTTTTGATCACCTCTTACAAAACCTTTTTGCTTATCATAAGCAGACTCTAATGCCCTAAGAGTAGTCGTTCCAATAGCCAAAATATTCTTACCCAAAGCTTTTGCTTCCTCAAGTCTAAGAGCCACAGAATCTTTGATTGAAAAATTCTCAAAATGCATTTTATGTTCTTCTATAGTCTTGGTCCTAACAGGAAGAAAAGTACCAAGTCCAACATGAAGTGTAATAAAATCGTACTCAATATTATTCTTATCCAATTCAGAAAATAATTCTTCACTAAAATGCAAACCCGCTGTAGCTGATGCTGATGAACCAATATACTTTGAATAAATTGTTCGATAACGTTCTTCATCTTCTATATCATAACTTCTCTTAATGTAAGGTGGCAAAGGAATAAGCCCATACTGTTCAAAATAAGCCTCATCCACACACTTATCAAATTTAAGTATAAATTCATTACCAGATCTTGAAATTATTTGAGCCAATAAATTTCGAGGAAACATATAAACTTTGCCAACTCTTTGTCTCTTAGCCTTAGCAATCATAGAAGTAAATGTATCCCCTGAAAGTCTATCTAAAATTAAAAATTCAACACTCCCCCCATGATCTGTCTTGGCATATATGCGAGATTTTCGAACCCTTGAATCATTAAATACCAAAAAAGTATTGCTATTAATGTATTTAAAAATGTCATTTATTGAATCATTATGATAGATTTTTTGATTTCCAGAATCAAGAACCATCAACCTTGACAAACCCCTTTTTTCACTTGGATACTGTGCTATCAAATTATACGGTAAATCAAAATAAAATTCTTTAGTATCCATCCTGCCTACTATTTAAGTCATTATGATTATTTTTATTTAAATTCAAATGAAAATATGCAAAATCAGTAGCCTTGCGGCCTCTGTTAGTCCTCTCAATTAAACCTTTTAAAATAAGATAAGGTTCATAAAAATCCTCTAGGGAATCGGCTGTCTCACCAACAGAAATTGCTAAAGTTTCAACTCCTACAGGTCCACCTTTAAATTTCAGTACTAAATTTCTCAAAATATTTCTATCTTGTTCATCAAGCCCTTCATGATCAATTTTTAACATTTCAAGCCCAGTATTTACAATATTCTCTGTAATCAAACTATAACCACCAACCTGAGCAAAATCTCTCATCCGTTTTAAAAGCCTATTTGCCACACGAGGAGTACCTCTTGAACTTTTTGCAAGAAGTGAAGCAGCTTTAGCCTCCAACTTAATATTTAATATAACAGAATTTCTTTGTATTATCTTAACAAGCTCTTCTTCATTATAAAGATCAAATCTAAAGACAATTCCAAATCTCGCGTAAAGTGGAGCTGCTACTCTCCCAGGCCTTGTAGTAGCACCAATTAAAGTGAATTTAGGAATGGACATTCTTATAGTCCTTGCAGCAGGCCCTTGGCCAATTATCCAATCTATCTTATAATCTTCCATCGCAATATAAAGCATCTCTTCTATCCCAGGCTTAAGCCTATGTATCTCATCAATAAATAGGATACCTTTAGTATCAAGCGTAGTTAAAATACCAACAATGTCTTTTGGCTTATCAAGAGCTGGAGCTGATGTAACTTTAATTGTAGTATTCATCTCAAAAGCAATAATATTGGCCAAAGTAGTTTTACCAAGCCCTGGAGGACCACTTAAAAAAACATGATCTAGTGCATCTTTTCTATCTTTAGATGCTTTTATAAAAATATTTAAGTTTTCTTTAATGTGAGATTGTCCTGCAAAATCTCTCAAGGATTTTGGTCTAAGTTCACTTTCATTTTTATCATATAAAAGATTTTTATTAAAACTTAAAAGTTTAGATCTATCCCCCAAAATCATCAATCCCCCATCTCGCTATTAAAACCTCATTATAAATTTCTAACACGCTATAATTTAACCTGAAAGTCTTCTTAAAGTCTCTCTGAATAAAAATTGTTCCTGCTCAACTTCTCTCAACATTAAAAATTCATCAATAAGCACAATCTCCTTAATAGCAGCGACAACCAACTTTCTGTCAAAGCCCATATTAACAATTGACTCTTCAAGATCTTTAAACTTTAATATGCTTGAGCTTAACCCATCAGTTTTAACAAGTTTCCCTCTAAGTTTTAAAAATATCTTACCCGCTATTCTATTTCCAATGCCCTTGACCTTAGAAATAAGCTTAAC
It contains:
- the udk gene encoding uridine kinase — protein: MVKIIGITGGSGSGKTTVVNKISEVIPEFVLISQDNYYKSVGNYEYEFLDVNFDHPDAFDNNLFYRHLKKLKENKLIHMPLYDFINHKRKDESVEIVPTPVVIVEGIMIFVEERVRNLIDLKIYIDTPNDIRFIRRLERDISKRGRTLESVIEQYLSTTRAGYYRFIEPTKEYADLIIPEGGHNDKALYVLSSFLRTLGKDNSDFF
- a CDS encoding rhodanese-like domain-containing protein, whose product is MIVSYIKLICLVVFLFFYIWFFIILKMRRTNLALLEKIKNGAIILDIRSPKEYNKSHYAKAINIPFKNLFAKKDKLGNVETQIIIYGKSFNKSFEAEKILKGLGFKNVFVAGTLKNMPKLPNFKEEING
- a CDS encoding YitT family protein, whose protein sequence is MKKKRNKWIRIKQKIKFIILKILRKQLKNILKDPKLILISTLQIITGSLLMAISTNILYIPHGLLSGGIAGIALMLHYLLSFNLGLTIFILNIPLFIIGIKFLNITFVIQSWIAMALYSLIVHYSQFLQYKMQINDMILVSILSGLISGLGLGLIFRAKGSSGGTDIISMIIKEKYSISIGTTNFLFNLAVLLIAAAFFNIEIALYTLIASFVTAIMTDKTSTGFGNQKAIFIISDKGKEISYLLTNKLKVAATLIDGKGAWAGNDKTIVFIVVPTMRMSRIKYISQKVDPNCFITVLNTNEITGGKKIIEPPITN
- a CDS encoding RluA family pseudouridine synthase → MKRIQKEFIVRTDSQRLDIYLSENLCIFSRSQIKKREVKAFKYNDGVFIAIKLSKPVFVDDKILIEFNEEINLKEYIKPLSLPINILYEDANVIVVDKPQGILSHPGISNLDNTVVNFLLHHISGLGDNFYEDKVRPGIVHRLDKETSGVMICAKNLTTLNFLSKQFKERFVKKIYVAVVKGNFNTDTGIIDTLIDRDRCDRKKFSVHDNKGRRALTEYKVLANMGNYSLVALKPKTGRTHQLRVHMKHLKHPILGDNIYTRLDKEFREMPLMLHAFKLEINIKEGDLKEFVSAFPQRFIDFLSRFYDKEALSMFVDDFIMFLNKF
- a CDS encoding diphosphate--fructose-6-phosphate 1-phosphotransferase; amino-acid sequence: MMSVFQKERYKYTPKLPKVLENDFQNISVVFGEETEALGDRDALKEIFKNTYGLPVVNFAQGFSNVDFTRILNVGVILSGGPAPGGHNVIAGIFDAVKKANSNSKIFGFKGGPSGLLEDKKIEITQDLIDSYRNTGGFDIVSSGRTKIETDAQYEQVLSVVIKNNLNALIVIGGDDSNTNAALLAEFFKNKHHDIQVIGVPKTIDADLKNEHIQISFGFDSATKTYSEMIGNLCRDAMSTRKYWHFVKLMGRSASHVALECALKTHPNVCIISEEILAKNKTLSEVVREITSVVVKRSLKGYDFGVVIVPEGVIEFIPEVKSLMIELCMIFDNNESEFKGLDVEAIRQIFISKLSGYMREVYISLPLFIQIELVHSVLERDPHGNFNVSRVPTEKLFMEMVNVRLEELRNIGEYSGKFIPVDHFFGYEGRSVAPSNFDSNYCYSLGYNAAILVLNGLTGYMSSIKNLNKNATEWLAGGIPLTMMMNLEKRYGVAKPVIKKALVDLKGAPFNEFVKNREEWAVNNLYVSPGPIQYFGVSELVDEITLTLKLELEN
- the queA gene encoding tRNA preQ1(34) S-adenosylmethionine ribosyltransferase-isomerase QueA; this translates as MDTKEFYFDLPYNLIAQYPSEKRGLSRLMVLDSGNQKIYHNDSINDIFKYINSNTFLVFNDSRVRKSRIYAKTDHGGSVEFLILDRLSGDTFTSMIAKAKRQRVGKVYMFPRNLLAQIISRSGNEFILKFDKCVDEAYFEQYGLIPLPPYIKRSYDIEDEERYRTIYSKYIGSSASATAGLHFSEELFSELDKNNIEYDFITLHVGLGTFLPVRTKTIEEHKMHFENFSIKDSVALRLEEAKALGKNILAIGTTTLRALESAYDKQKGFVRGDQKTNLFIYPGKGYKFKFVDMLFTNFHTPESTLLMLVSSFGGKDFVFNAYREAVKMKYKFFSYGDATLFLNHM
- the ruvB gene encoding Holliday junction branch migration DNA helicase RuvB, yielding MILGDRSKLLSFNKNLLYDKNESELRPKSLRDFAGQSHIKENLNIFIKASKDRKDALDHVFLSGPPGLGKTTLANIIAFEMNTTIKVTSAPALDKPKDIVGILTTLDTKGILFIDEIHRLKPGIEEMLYIAMEDYKIDWIIGQGPAARTIRMSIPKFTLIGATTRPGRVAAPLYARFGIVFRFDLYNEEELVKIIQRNSVILNIKLEAKAASLLAKSSRGTPRVANRLLKRMRDFAQVGGYSLITENIVNTGLEMLKIDHEGLDEQDRNILRNLVLKFKGGPVGVETLAISVGETADSLEDFYEPYLILKGLIERTNRGRKATDFAYFHLNLNKNNHNDLNSRQDGY